In Beutenbergia cavernae DSM 12333, the DNA window AGCGGGAGCACGAACTGCTCCGAGAACGCGTACACGAGCGAGAACGTCAGCTCGCCGTGGTGGTAGCGCCGGTTGATCGGCTCCTGGGCGAGGTAGGTGAGCGCGTCGTGCATCCAGCCCATGTTCCACTTGAGGCCGAACCCCAGGCCGCCCGCCGAGGTCGGTGTCGTGACGCCTGGGAACGCCGTCGACTCCTCGGCGATCATCACGATCCCGGGGGCGGTGCGGTACGCCGTCGCGTTCGTCTCCTGGAGGAACGCGATCGCCTCGAGGTTCTCCCGGCCGCCGCGCACGTTGGGCCGCCACTCGCCGGGCTTGCGTGAGTAGTCGAGGTAGAGCATCGCGGCCACGGCGTCGACGCGGAGCCCGTCGACGTGGAACTCCGTGAGCCAGTACAGCGCGTTGGCGACGAGGAAGTTGCGCACCTCGCGCCGGCCGAAGTTGAAGACGTACGTGCCCCAGTCCGGCTGCTCGCCGCGGAGCGGGTCGGGGTCCTCGTACAGGGACGTGCCGTCGAAGCGGGCGAGCGCCCAGTCGTCCTTGGGGAAGTGTGCCGGCACCCAGTCGAGGATGACGCCGATGCCCGCCGCGTGGAGCCGGTCGATGAGGTAGCGGAGGTCGTCGGGGTCGCCGAACCTCGCGGTCGGCGCGTAGTACGACGTGACCTGGTACCCCCACGACCCGCCGAACGGGTGCTCCATCACCGGGAGCAGCTCGACGTGCGTGAACCCCAGCCACGTCACGTACTCGACGAGCTGCTCGGCGAGCTCGCGGTAGTCGAGCCCCTGCTTCCACGAGCCGAGGTGGACCTCGTAGACGCTCATCGGGCCGGTGTGCGCGTCGGCGGCGGCTCGGCCCTCGAGCCAGTCGTCGTCGGACCAGGTGTACGACGACTCGGTGACGACCGACGCCGTCTCCGGCGGGACCTGGGTGGCGCGGGCGAGCGGGTCCGCCTTCTGGTGCCAGGTGCCGGCACCGGTCAGGATCTCGAACTTGTACCTCGCGCCCGCCCCGACACCGGGCAGGAACACCTCCCACACGCCCGAGGCCCCGAGCGAACGCATCGAGGAGCCGGTGCCGTCCCAGCCGTTGAAGTCGCCGACGACGCGGACGGCGCGGGCGTTCGGCGCCCACACGGCGAACGACGTCCCGCGGACCTCGCCCCGCACCGAGTCGAAGCGCTGGACGTGCGCACCTAGCGCCTCCCAGAGGCGTTCGTGCCTGCCCTCGCCGATGAGGTGCAGGTCCACGTCGCCGAGCGTGGGGAGGAAGCGGTACGGGTCGTCGACGACCTGCGTCGCCTCCCCGTAGGTGACCTCCACGCGGTAGTCGGGAACCGCCTCGCCGTCGGGCGCGGTGAAGGCCGCGACCCAGACGCCCTCGAGCTCGTGCCGGGCCGGGTGGCGCTCGTCACCCACGAGGACCGCCACGTCGTCGGCCAGCGGGCGGCGGGTCCGGACGGTCACGACGGTCTGGGTGCCGTCCGACGACGGCGCCAGGTGGGCGCCGAGCACGTCGTGGGGTGTCGGCGACTCGCCGCGGGCGACGGCGCGCAGCCTGCTGGGCTCGACCGGGGCGGGGGACGGGGTCGCCGGCTCCGTGCTCATGGCCCTACCCAACCACTGCGAGCGCGAGCGTGCGCCCGGGGTCGGGCGTGGGCTGCGGGGGCGCTCGGCACGTCGGGAGGCGTGGTCAGGCGAGGAGGCGCTCGATCGCGGCGCGGGGGATCCAGGCCCAGTCGGGGCGGTGCCGCAGCTCGTACGTCAGCTCGTACACGGCCTTGTCGAGCTCCAGCGCGCCGAGCAGCGTCTGGGCGGCGGCGAGATCGAGACCGCTCGCGCTCCGGTAGCCGTCGAGGAACGCCGCGCGGGCCGCCGACGCCCAGGTGTCCTCGGGTGCCTCAGCCGCGGCGTAGTCGAACGACCGGAGCATCCCGGCGACGTCCCGCAGCGCCAGGTCCGGCCGTGCGCGCTCGGCGAGCGGCCGCAGCGGTTCGCCCTCGAAGTCGACGGCGACCCAGGTCCCGGCGGCGCTCCCGTCGGGAGCCGTGGCACGGAGCACCTGGCCGAGGTGGAGGTCGCCGTGGACCCGCTGCAGGTCCGGCCACGGCGCCGCGGCGAATGCCGCCAGCCGCGCCTCGATCGCGCCGCGCCGGGAGGCGAGAGGGGGGTCCGCGGCGACCGCCTCGGCGAGCCGGTCCCGCATGGACGTGGCGACCCACGCCCGGGCGGCGTCGTCGGTCGGCGTGACGCCGAGAGCGCGCGCCAGGTCGGCGTGCAGGCCGGCCGTCATGGTCCCGAGGTCGCGCGCCTGCTGGGTGAAATCGTCGCCGGCCCTCGCCGCCCGGAGCGCGAGGGTCCACGCGTCCTGCGCTCCCGGCACGAACTCCTGGGCGACGGCGAGGTCGCCCCGCACCTCGTCGCCCGTCGACGCGTCCGTCCACGGCCCGTCGACGTAGCCGACCACGGGCGGGACGTGCGGCGAGGACTGCGCGGTGAGCGCGGCGGTCACGCCGACGTCGGGGTTCTCGCCGGCGGCCAACGTGCGGAACAGCTTGACGACGACGGCGCTCGACCGGGCGTCGTCGTCGTCCGTGATCTCGCAGACGACGGACGTGTTGGACTGCTCGCCCGTGAGCACCCGGCTGCTCGCGAGGTCCAGGGCCCCCGCCGTGACGGCGTGCCCCTGGAACCGGGGGTCGGGCGTGTCGCTGAGGCTCTGCGCCTGCGCGCCGACGCGGCCCGCCAGGAGCGCGAGCAGCTGCGCGACGTACACGGGGTCGTGCGGGGCGTCGTAGACGTACCGCGTGCCCAGCACGCCGTGCTCGGACGTCCCGACGAGCGCGTGCTCGGCGCCGGGGAGCGGGGAGTCGCGATACGTGAGGGGCACCTGGTACGTGACGGACGGGCCGCCGTCGGCCGCCGCGGCGTCGTCGCTCACCACGAGGATCTCGACGCCGACGCGCCCGGCCGGGTCGTCCAGCCGGAAGCCGCCGCGCCGCGTCAGCACGGGTGGGACGCCGGCGGAGCGGTACCAGCGTTGGCGCGGCAGCCAGGCGGTGAGCAGCTCGACCTTCGACGGCGTGAGCGTGGTCCGGTGGATCTCAGCCATGCACGGCCTCCAGCTGGAGCCAGAAGAAGTCCCGCGACCCGAGGGTGATCACCACGGCACCCACCCCCGCGTGCTCGGCGTCGTCGGGGTCGCCGTCGAGCGGGACGACGGGCGGGAACGCGGCGCCGCCGAACACGTCGGTCAGCCGCGCGTGGGGCACTCCCGGCACGCGGATGACGGCGGAGCGGGGCGTGTTCGCGAGGTTCGCGACACACAGCACGGTCTCGCTCTCGTCGCGGCGCAGAAACGCGAGGACGGCGTCGTTGTCGCTGG includes these proteins:
- the glgB gene encoding 1,4-alpha-glucan branching protein GlgB; this encodes MSTEPATPSPAPVEPSRLRAVARGESPTPHDVLGAHLAPSSDGTQTVVTVRTRRPLADDVAVLVGDERHPARHELEGVWVAAFTAPDGEAVPDYRVEVTYGEATQVVDDPYRFLPTLGDVDLHLIGEGRHERLWEALGAHVQRFDSVRGEVRGTSFAVWAPNARAVRVVGDFNGWDGTGSSMRSLGASGVWEVFLPGVGAGARYKFEILTGAGTWHQKADPLARATQVPPETASVVTESSYTWSDDDWLEGRAAADAHTGPMSVYEVHLGSWKQGLDYRELAEQLVEYVTWLGFTHVELLPVMEHPFGGSWGYQVTSYYAPTARFGDPDDLRYLIDRLHAAGIGVILDWVPAHFPKDDWALARFDGTSLYEDPDPLRGEQPDWGTYVFNFGRREVRNFLVANALYWLTEFHVDGLRVDAVAAMLYLDYSRKPGEWRPNVRGGRENLEAIAFLQETNATAYRTAPGIVMIAEESTAFPGVTTPTSAGGLGFGLKWNMGWMHDALTYLAQEPINRRYHHGELTFSLVYAFSEQFVLPLSHDEVVHGKGSLYGKMPGDDWQRLAGVRALFAYQWSHPGKQLLFMGGEFAQVSEWAESRSLDWWHLDDAGHRGVAELVRRLNAVYAARPALWRQDFTPHGFAWLEASDGDHNVLVYQRTAAATDDDGADTVVVIVNFAGTPHEDYRVPLPHGGDWVELVNTDAAEYGGSGVGNLGKVRADAGPYHGREHSALLRVPPLGALWLAPAP
- a CDS encoding maltokinase N-terminal cap-like domain-containing protein, producing MAEIHRTTLTPSKVELLTAWLPRQRWYRSAGVPPVLTRRGGFRLDDPAGRVGVEILVVSDDAAAADGGPSVTYQVPLTYRDSPLPGAEHALVGTSEHGVLGTRYVYDAPHDPVYVAQLLALLAGRVGAQAQSLSDTPDPRFQGHAVTAGALDLASSRVLTGEQSNTSVVCEITDDDDARSSAVVVKLFRTLAAGENPDVGVTAALTAQSSPHVPPVVGYVDGPWTDASTGDEVRGDLAVAQEFVPGAQDAWTLALRAARAGDDFTQQARDLGTMTAGLHADLARALGVTPTDDAARAWVATSMRDRLAEAVAADPPLASRRGAIEARLAAFAAAPWPDLQRVHGDLHLGQVLRATAPDGSAAGTWVAVDFEGEPLRPLAERARPDLALRDVAGMLRSFDYAAAEAPEDTWASAARAAFLDGYRSASGLDLAAAQTLLGALELDKAVYELTYELRHRPDWAWIPRAAIERLLA